A single genomic interval of Thiohalophilus sp. harbors:
- a CDS encoding dihydroorotate dehydrogenase-like protein → MVDMTTEYLGLKLANPLVPSSSPLTGDRDSVMRLREAGAPAIVLPSLFEEKIDQEEQELDRFIHHQSIGFGEMESFHPVPDDFKTCQDEYLEYLQRIKQELDIPVIASLNGTTAGGWLEYGQQLQQAGADALELNVYYIAGNGEESGNDVEQRYIDLLESLQQHVTIPITLKLSPQFSSPVHFISRLEQAGAAGVALFNRFYLPDIDPEQLMVEPALQLSMPYESLMRIRWAALLHGRVNLSLAMTGGFHNARDGIKALLAGADVVHLCSVLLQQGPEYLSVILGEMHHWLEEYEYDSVSQIKGSMSYHNAPDPGAYERVNYITVLDNYTSPRGVLR, encoded by the coding sequence ATGGTGGATATGACGACCGAGTATCTTGGCCTGAAGCTCGCCAACCCGCTGGTGCCTTCATCCTCGCCACTGACCGGTGATCGTGATTCGGTGATGCGATTGCGCGAGGCCGGTGCCCCGGCGATTGTTCTGCCATCGTTGTTTGAGGAAAAAATCGATCAGGAAGAACAGGAACTGGATCGTTTTATTCATCACCAGTCGATCGGCTTTGGTGAGATGGAAAGTTTTCATCCGGTACCGGATGACTTCAAGACCTGCCAGGACGAGTACCTGGAGTACCTGCAGAGGATAAAACAGGAACTGGATATCCCCGTCATTGCCAGCCTTAACGGTACCACCGCCGGCGGCTGGCTGGAATACGGGCAACAGTTGCAACAGGCCGGCGCCGATGCGCTGGAGCTGAACGTCTATTATATCGCCGGCAATGGCGAGGAAAGCGGTAATGACGTGGAGCAGCGTTATATCGATCTGCTGGAATCGTTGCAACAACACGTTACGATTCCGATTACTCTGAAACTTTCCCCCCAGTTCAGCTCGCCGGTCCATTTTATCAGTCGCCTGGAACAGGCCGGGGCGGCCGGGGTGGCGCTGTTTAACCGCTTTTATCTGCCGGACATCGATCCGGAGCAACTGATGGTCGAGCCGGCATTGCAACTGTCCATGCCGTATGAGTCGTTAATGCGAATCCGCTGGGCGGCCCTGTTGCATGGACGGGTTAACCTGTCGCTGGCGATGACCGGCGGTTTTCATAACGCACGCGATGGCATCAAGGCGTTGCTGGCAGGAGCCGACGTGGTGCATTTATGCAGTGTGCTGTTACAGCAAGGGCCGGAGTATCTGTCCGTGATTCTGGGCGAAATGCATCACTGGCTGGAAGAATACGAGTACGACTCGGTCAGCCAGATCAAGGGCAGCATGAGTTACCATAACGCGCCCGATCCCGGTGCCTATGAGCGGGTTAATTATATTACCGTCCTGGATAACTATACCTCGCCCAGAGGTGTATTGCGCTGA
- the nifJ gene encoding pyruvate:ferredoxin (flavodoxin) oxidoreductase, translated as MSEPRTLTIDGNQAAATVAHKLNEVVAIYPITPASPMGEWADEWSSRGQVNLWGTVPHIVEMQSEGGAAGAIHGALQAGALTTTFTASQGLLLMIPNMYKIAGELTPTVFHVAARSLACQALSIFGDHSDVMSARMTGFGFLCANSPQEVMDMALIAQAASLEGQVPMVHFFDGFRTSHEVAKLQGLDDEVLAAMIRPEWVQRHRNNALSPEHPVLRGSSQNPDVYFQARETVNPFYEKLPGIVQQAMDRFAEQTGRQYRLFDYVGSEEAERVMILMGSGAEAAQETVAYLNHQGEKVGLLKVRLYRPFEADALIHALPTSVKKIAVLDRTKEPGADGEPLYKDVVTALAQHYCSGECRFDGMPTVIGGRYGLSSKEFTPGMIKAVFDELRGDKPKNHFTIGIHDDVTHTSLEWDPAFRTDAHAQTFQAMFYGLGSDGTVSANKNSIKIIGESTDLYAQGYFVYDSKKAGAVTVSHLRFGSQPIRSTYLIGDNDADFVACHQPVFLERFNMLDKAKQNAVFLLNSPEPADRVWQSLPRKMQQQIIDKQVRFYTVDAYAIAEQAGMGKRINTVMQTCFFAISGILPQEQAIKSIKDAVEKTYGKKGRRIVEINFKAIDETLARLHEVTIPGQVDSEFDVARPVPAKAPDFVQQVTGEIIAGHGDDVPVSRLPANGSYPLGTARYEKRNLALEIPVWEPELCTQCGKCPLVCPHAAIRSKIFSETELKSAPSDFKAHSMLGKDFPAGMMISYQVAPEDCTGCGLCVDICPIHDKSNASRKALNMAPQPPLREQERENFDFFLELPEYDRRELKVTTLKGSMVMEPLFEFSSACVGCGETPYLKLASQLFGDRMLVANATGCSSIYGGNLPTTPWSTNREGRGPAWNNSLFEDNAEFGLGMRIAVDKQREQARELIQALRDQLDNELVEAILNADQSSESGIHDQRQRVAQLREQLAKLKDARAQTLQELAENLIRKSVWIIGGDGWAYDIGYGGLDHVLATGADVNILVLDTEVYSNTGGQTSKATPRGAVAKFSAGGKPTGKKDLALLAMDYENVYVAHVAYGAKDVQTLRAFLEAEAHAGPSLIIAYSPCIAHGVDLSNNHRQQNLAVDSGHWPLFRFDPARATQGKNPLHLDSGEPSIPYREFVQTETRFSMLWHTHPQDAERFLAEAQQEVQHRYHYYKQLSELEWDGATRVSAVKAKLKQDNNKSTEDA; from the coding sequence ATGTCCGAACCCCGTACTTTGACTATCGACGGTAATCAGGCCGCCGCCACCGTCGCACACAAGCTCAATGAAGTCGTCGCCATTTATCCCATTACGCCGGCCTCGCCGATGGGCGAATGGGCGGACGAGTGGTCGTCGCGCGGCCAGGTCAATCTGTGGGGCACAGTACCCCATATCGTTGAGATGCAAAGTGAAGGCGGCGCCGCCGGCGCGATTCACGGCGCGTTGCAGGCCGGTGCCCTGACCACGACGTTCACCGCCTCGCAAGGGCTGTTGTTGATGATCCCCAACATGTACAAGATCGCCGGGGAGCTGACCCCGACGGTCTTTCATGTGGCCGCCCGTTCGCTGGCCTGTCAGGCCCTGTCGATCTTCGGCGATCACAGTGATGTGATGAGCGCGCGCATGACCGGTTTCGGCTTTCTGTGCGCCAACTCACCCCAGGAGGTCATGGATATGGCCCTGATCGCCCAGGCGGCCAGCCTGGAGGGACAGGTGCCGATGGTGCACTTCTTCGACGGTTTTCGCACCTCGCACGAGGTGGCCAAGCTGCAGGGCCTCGACGATGAGGTGCTGGCGGCGATGATCCGCCCCGAATGGGTGCAGCGACACCGCAATAATGCCCTCTCGCCCGAACACCCCGTGTTGCGCGGCAGCTCGCAGAACCCGGACGTCTATTTTCAGGCGCGGGAAACCGTCAACCCCTTTTATGAAAAACTGCCCGGTATTGTGCAGCAGGCGATGGACCGCTTTGCCGAACAGACCGGTCGCCAGTATCGGCTGTTCGATTATGTCGGCAGCGAGGAGGCCGAGCGGGTCATGATCCTGATGGGCTCGGGCGCCGAGGCGGCCCAGGAAACGGTGGCGTATCTCAATCATCAGGGTGAAAAAGTCGGATTGCTCAAGGTCCGGCTCTATCGGCCTTTTGAGGCCGACGCCCTGATTCACGCGCTGCCGACAAGTGTTAAAAAAATCGCGGTGCTGGATCGCACCAAGGAACCGGGTGCCGACGGTGAGCCCCTGTACAAGGATGTGGTCACGGCGCTGGCCCAGCATTACTGCAGCGGCGAATGCCGGTTTGACGGAATGCCGACCGTGATTGGCGGCCGTTACGGGCTTTCTTCCAAGGAGTTCACGCCGGGGATGATCAAGGCGGTGTTCGACGAGCTGCGCGGGGATAAACCGAAAAATCACTTTACCATCGGAATTCACGACGATGTCACGCATACCAGCCTGGAATGGGATCCGGCTTTTCGTACCGACGCCCATGCACAGACATTCCAGGCCATGTTCTACGGACTGGGCAGCGACGGGACGGTCAGTGCCAACAAGAACAGCATCAAGATCATCGGTGAATCGACCGACCTGTATGCCCAGGGCTATTTCGTCTATGACTCGAAAAAAGCCGGGGCGGTTACGGTATCGCATCTGCGTTTTGGTTCTCAGCCGATCCGCTCCACCTATCTGATCGGTGACAACGACGCCGATTTTGTTGCCTGCCATCAGCCGGTATTTCTCGAGCGTTTCAACATGCTCGACAAGGCAAAGCAAAACGCCGTGTTTCTGCTCAACTCGCCGGAGCCGGCTGACCGGGTATGGCAAAGCCTGCCACGTAAAATGCAGCAACAGATCATCGACAAACAGGTTCGTTTTTATACCGTCGACGCCTATGCCATTGCCGAGCAGGCGGGGATGGGCAAGCGTATCAATACCGTCATGCAGACCTGTTTTTTCGCCATCTCCGGTATCCTGCCGCAGGAACAAGCTATCAAATCGATCAAGGATGCGGTGGAAAAGACCTATGGCAAAAAAGGCCGGCGGATTGTCGAGATTAATTTCAAGGCGATTGATGAAACGCTGGCGCGCCTGCATGAGGTGACTATTCCCGGCCAGGTGGATAGCGAGTTCGATGTCGCGCGGCCGGTACCGGCGAAGGCGCCCGACTTCGTGCAACAGGTGACCGGCGAGATTATTGCCGGCCATGGTGATGATGTGCCGGTCAGCCGGTTACCGGCCAATGGCAGTTATCCGCTGGGGACCGCGCGGTATGAAAAGCGCAACCTGGCGCTGGAGATCCCGGTTTGGGAGCCTGAGCTGTGTACCCAGTGCGGTAAGTGTCCGCTGGTCTGTCCGCATGCGGCGATCCGCAGCAAGATATTCAGTGAGACAGAACTGAAAAGCGCACCGTCAGATTTCAAGGCCCATTCGATGCTGGGCAAGGACTTTCCCGCAGGCATGATGATCAGCTATCAGGTGGCACCGGAGGATTGTACCGGTTGCGGCCTGTGCGTGGATATCTGTCCGATTCACGACAAATCCAACGCCAGTCGCAAGGCGCTGAACATGGCGCCGCAACCGCCGTTGCGTGAGCAGGAACGGGAGAACTTTGATTTCTTTCTGGAACTTCCGGAATATGATCGGCGCGAGCTGAAGGTGACCACGCTCAAGGGCTCCATGGTGATGGAGCCGCTGTTCGAGTTTTCCAGTGCCTGTGTCGGTTGCGGCGAGACGCCGTACCTGAAACTGGCCAGCCAGCTGTTTGGCGATCGCATGCTGGTGGCCAATGCCACCGGCTGCTCCTCCATCTACGGCGGCAACCTGCCCACCACACCGTGGTCCACCAACCGGGAAGGGCGCGGCCCGGCCTGGAACAACTCGCTGTTCGAGGACAACGCCGAATTTGGCCTGGGGATGCGCATTGCGGTCGACAAGCAGCGCGAGCAGGCGCGCGAATTGATTCAGGCATTGCGCGATCAGCTGGATAACGAACTGGTCGAGGCGATTTTAAACGCCGATCAGTCAAGCGAATCCGGCATTCATGATCAACGCCAGCGGGTCGCACAGTTGCGCGAGCAACTGGCAAAACTCAAGGATGCGCGGGCGCAGACCCTGCAGGAGCTTGCCGAAAATCTGATACGCAAGAGTGTCTGGATTATCGGTGGCGATGGCTGGGCCTACGACATCGGTTATGGCGGGCTGGATCACGTGCTGGCCACAGGCGCCGACGTGAATATCCTGGTGCTGGATACCGAGGTCTATTCCAACACCGGCGGCCAGACCTCCAAGGCGACACCGCGCGGCGCTGTCGCCAAGTTCTCCGCCGGCGGCAAACCGACCGGTAAAAAGGACCTGGCCTTGCTGGCCATGGATTATGAAAACGTGTATGTGGCGCATGTGGCCTACGGAGCCAAGGATGTCCAGACCCTGCGCGCGTTTCTCGAAGCCGAGGCCCACGCCGGTCCGTCGCTGATCATCGCCTATTCGCCCTGTATCGCCCACGGCGTGGATCTGTCCAATAACCATCGCCAGCAAAACCTGGCGGTCGACAGCGGTCACTGGCCCCTGTTCCGATTTGATCCGGCGCGCGCTACCCAGGGCAAGAACCCGCTGCATCTCGATTCCGGTGAACCGTCGATTCCCTACCGGGAATTTGTGCAAACCGAAACCCGCTTCAGCATGTTGTGGCATACCCATCCGCAGGACGCCGAGCGGTTCCTGGCCGAGGCCCAGCAGGAGGTGCAACATCGCTACCATTATTACAAGCAGCTGTCCGAGCTGGAGTGGGACGGGGCAACCCGGGTTTCGGCCGTCAAGGCAAAGCTGAAACAGGATAACAACAAATCGACGGAGGACGCGTAG